The following proteins are encoded in a genomic region of Brachypodium distachyon strain Bd21 chromosome 1, Brachypodium_distachyon_v3.0, whole genome shotgun sequence:
- the LOC112270535 gene encoding uncharacterized protein LOC112270535, translated as MNYFPDRQHVRLRSLELGTYLHAAADGIENEQSNTYLLLHSAASGRYLAADTNTRAPWGQRGFRVEQREFDEPEVVDSIMWQVIRPGNFVLLRHVSGRLLRANGARLFNWNTGVTVDKFENRSAMNRWVVEPIPPSQLYPGVPGPIAEPLSNPLFMCLLFGRESPPVRLIRFQQANADGTVNEDDWTEFQFRGNSSYRLRFQLVVRMYIVNFIMCVRAGRYARLTLILANLPRGATGATLYIVAVHSLSPGADELRYPDMDAA; from the exons ATGAACTACTTCCCCGACCGGCAGCACGTGCGGCTGCGCAGCCTCGAGCTCGGCACGtacctccacgccgccgccgacgggaTCGAG AACGAACAAAGCAACACGTACCTGCTCCTGcacagcgccgcctccggccgctaCCTCGCCGCCGACACCAACACGCGGGCGCCATGGGGCCAGCGCGGCTTCCGCGTCGAGCAGCGCGAGTTCGACGAGCCGGAGGTGGTGGATTCCATCATGTGGCAGGTCATCAGGCCCGGGAACTTCGTCCTGCTCCGCCACGTcagcggccgcctcctccgcgccaACGGGGCACGACTCTTCAACTGGAACACCGGCGTCACCGTCGACAAGTTCGAGAACAGGAGCGCCATGAATCGGTGGGTTGTGGAGCCCATCCCGCCCAGTCAGCTGTATCCTGGCGTTCCAGGTCCGATTGCG GAACCCCTCTCCAATCCCCTGTTCATGTGCTTACTGTTCGGGCGCGAGTCGCCGCCGGTGCGGTTGATCCGGTTCCAGCAGGCGAACGCCGACGGGACTGTCAATGAGGACGACTGGACCGAGTTCCAGTTCAGGGGAAACTCCAGCTACCGCCTGAGGTTCCAGCTGGTCGTCCGTATGTACATCGTCAACTTCATCATGTGCGTCCGAGCTGGCCGCTACGCGCGGCTCACCCTGATACTCGCCAACCTGCCTAGAGGCGCCACCGGCGCCACCCTCTACATCGTCGCCGTCCACTCCCTGTCGCCAG GTGCAGATGAGCTGCGCTACCCGGACATGGACGCGGCATAG